In Streptomyces sp. NBC_00483, a single window of DNA contains:
- the ctaE gene encoding aa3-type cytochrome oxidase subunit III, with protein sequence MSVVATATTVETGHAHPSVNRPNLTSVGTIIWLSSELMFFAALFAMYFTLRSVTGPDHWKEMAHALNLPFSATNTTILVLSSLTCQMGVFAAERGDVKKLRSWFIVTFIMGAIFIGGQVYEYTELVKKDGLSLSSDPYGSVFYLTTGFHGMHVTGGLIAFLFVLGRTYAARKFTHHQATAAIVVSYYWHFVDVVWIGLFATIYLIK encoded by the coding sequence ATGTCGGTCGTGGCGACAGCAACGACAGTAGAAACCGGGCACGCGCACCCGTCGGTCAATCGACCGAACCTCACCAGCGTCGGAACCATCATCTGGCTGAGTTCCGAGCTGATGTTCTTCGCGGCCCTCTTCGCGATGTACTTCACCCTGCGATCGGTGACCGGGCCGGATCACTGGAAGGAAATGGCGCATGCGCTGAATCTTCCGTTCTCCGCGACGAACACCACGATCCTGGTGCTCTCCTCACTCACGTGCCAGATGGGCGTGTTCGCCGCTGAGCGCGGCGACGTGAAGAAGCTCCGTTCGTGGTTCATCGTCACCTTCATCATGGGTGCGATCTTCATCGGCGGTCAGGTCTACGAGTACACCGAGCTGGTCAAGAAGGATGGGCTCTCGCTCTCCTCCGACCCGTACGGCTCGGTGTTCTACCTGACCACCGGCTTCCACGGCATGCACGTGACAGGTGGCCTCATCGCCTTCCTGTTCGTCCTCGGCAGGACGTACGCGGCCCGGAAGTTCACCCATCATCAGGCGACAGCCGCCATCGTCGTGTCCTATTACTGGCACTTCGTGGACGTCGTCTGGATCGGCCTCTTCGCCACGATCTACCTGATCAAGTAG
- a CDS encoding L,D-transpeptidase: MNHSPRIRTVLGCTVLVAALGASTAACGNSSHPLSAKPYDAASQISFSGPAGSAKKADPDKPLEVTAQGDESRITDVTAQDAMGRYVAGELSVDGTRWHTTAPLTADTRYTVRVSTEDEDGGPGRKVLGFDTGHPGKEKALKVTFGPQKGTYGVGQPITAELNKPVRDEKSRALVERSLQVDSKPAVDGSWYWVDSTELHYRPKGYWPTQAKITASSRLEGVKIRDGLWGGSSKPLTISTGDRIVAVTDAGSHSMTVYRNGKEINSIPVTTGKAGYETRNGVKVVLGKEYYVRMRGETIGISEGSSDSYDLPVYYATRVTWSGEYVHAAPWSVGAQGSANVSHGCTGMSTNNAAWFFDTVRQGDIVKVVNSYGSEMDPFGNGFGDWNVSWKKWKAGSALTKKADKPDPALQARLSPQV, from the coding sequence ATGAACCACTCACCGCGTATCCGTACGGTTCTGGGCTGCACCGTGCTGGTGGCCGCACTCGGTGCGAGCACAGCGGCATGCGGCAACTCCTCCCACCCGCTCTCCGCCAAGCCGTACGACGCGGCGAGCCAGATCTCCTTCAGCGGTCCCGCGGGCAGCGCCAAGAAGGCGGACCCGGACAAGCCGCTGGAGGTCACCGCCCAGGGCGACGAGTCCCGCATCACCGACGTCACCGCCCAGGACGCCATGGGCCGCTATGTCGCGGGCGAACTCTCCGTCGACGGCACGAGATGGCACACCACCGCCCCGCTGACCGCGGACACTCGCTACACGGTCCGGGTGAGCACCGAGGACGAGGACGGCGGACCCGGCCGCAAGGTCCTGGGCTTCGACACCGGCCACCCGGGCAAGGAGAAGGCCCTCAAGGTCACGTTCGGCCCGCAGAAGGGCACATACGGCGTCGGACAGCCGATCACCGCCGAACTCAACAAGCCCGTCCGGGACGAGAAGTCCCGCGCGCTGGTGGAGCGCTCCCTGCAGGTCGACTCCAAGCCCGCCGTGGACGGCTCCTGGTACTGGGTGGACAGCACCGAACTGCACTACCGCCCCAAGGGGTACTGGCCCACACAGGCGAAAATCACCGCCTCCAGCAGGCTGGAGGGCGTGAAGATCCGGGACGGTCTTTGGGGCGGCAGCTCCAAGCCGCTGACCATCAGCACGGGCGACCGCATCGTGGCCGTCACCGACGCCGGCTCGCACTCCATGACGGTCTACCGCAACGGCAAGGAGATCAACTCCATCCCGGTCACCACCGGCAAGGCCGGCTACGAGACCCGAAACGGCGTCAAGGTGGTGCTCGGCAAGGAGTACTACGTACGGATGCGGGGCGAGACGATCGGCATCTCCGAGGGCTCCTCGGACTCGTACGACCTGCCCGTGTACTACGCGACCCGCGTCACCTGGAGCGGCGAGTACGTGCACGCCGCGCCCTGGTCGGTCGGCGCGCAGGGCTCAGCGAACGTCAGCCACGGCTGCACCGGCATGAGCACCAACAACGCCGCCTGGTTCTTCGACACCGTGCGCCAGGGCGACATCGTGAAGGTCGTCAACAGCTACGGCTCGGAAATGGACCCGTTCGGGAACGGGTTCGGCGACTGGAACGTCAGCTGGAAGAAGTGGAAGGCGGGCAGCGCCCTCACGAAGAAGGCCGACAAGCCCGACCCGGCCCTCCAGGCACGGCTCAGCCCTCAGGTCTGA
- a CDS encoding cytochrome c oxidase subunit 4, with protein MKVQGKMFIWLSLFVLIMAGVYGVWSKEPAGTTALFLAFGLCIMVGYYLAFTARRVDTGAQDNKEADVADDAGEVGFFSPHSWQPLALGVGGALAFLAVAIGWWLLYFSAPIIMFGLWGWVFEYYRGENQNQ; from the coding sequence GTGAAGGTCCAAGGCAAGATGTTCATCTGGCTGAGCCTCTTCGTCCTGATCATGGCCGGTGTCTACGGCGTGTGGTCGAAGGAGCCGGCCGGTACGACGGCGCTCTTCCTGGCGTTCGGCCTGTGCATCATGGTCGGCTACTACCTGGCCTTCACGGCCCGGCGTGTCGACACCGGTGCCCAGGACAACAAGGAGGCCGACGTCGCGGACGACGCCGGCGAGGTGGGCTTCTTCAGCCCGCACTCCTGGCAGCCGCTCGCGCTCGGGGTCGGTGGCGCGCTCGCGTTCCTGGCCGTGGCCATCGGCTGGTGGCTGCTGTACTTCTCGGCCCCGATCATCATGTTCGGCCTGTGGGGCTGGGTCTTCGAGTACTACCGCGGCGAGAACCAGAACCAGTGA